A genomic region of Barnesiella viscericola DSM 18177 contains the following coding sequences:
- the mgtE gene encoding magnesium transporter produces MEKFTPEYIQNVQQIIKNDEKDKARELLKDLHPADIAELYQQLNLDEAEYIYMLLDGEKAADVLLELDEDDRKKMLKQLPSEVIAKQFIDYMDSDDAVDLIREMDEDAQEEILSHIDDVEQAGDIVDLLKYDEDTAGGLMGTEMVVVNENWSMPECVKQMRIQAEELGELYYVYVVDDDDRLKGVFPLKKMITNPSASKIKHVMRKDPVSVKTDTPIEEVAVTFEKYDLVAVPVIDSIGRLVGQITVDDVMDEVREQSEREYQLASGLSQDVESNDTVFTQTAARLPWLLIGMFGGLANSVILGNFEANIARNPATALFIPLIGGTGGNVGIQSSAIVVQGLANGKLDMKTAGKQLFKELGVALINACMISLLVFVYNWFFLDNMATTVSVSLSLFAVVIFASIFGTLVPLTLERFKIDPAIATGPFITITNDIIGMLIYMSISYMLAP; encoded by the coding sequence ATGGAAAAGTTTACGCCCGAATACATACAGAACGTTCAGCAAATCATCAAGAACGACGAGAAAGACAAGGCCCGCGAGCTGCTCAAAGACCTGCACCCCGCCGACATTGCCGAACTTTACCAACAGCTCAACCTCGACGAAGCCGAATACATCTACATGCTGCTCGACGGTGAGAAGGCCGCTGACGTCCTGCTCGAACTCGACGAGGACGACCGCAAAAAGATGCTGAAACAGCTGCCCAGCGAAGTCATCGCCAAGCAGTTTATCGACTACATGGACTCCGACGACGCCGTAGACCTGATCCGCGAAATGGACGAGGACGCCCAGGAGGAGATTCTCTCGCACATCGACGACGTGGAACAGGCGGGCGACATCGTCGACCTGTTGAAATACGACGAGGACACCGCCGGCGGTCTCATGGGTACCGAGATGGTGGTGGTGAACGAAAACTGGAGCATGCCCGAATGCGTGAAGCAGATGCGTATCCAGGCCGAAGAGCTGGGCGAACTCTACTACGTCTACGTAGTCGACGACGACGACCGCCTCAAAGGCGTCTTCCCCCTCAAAAAGATGATTACCAACCCCTCGGCCTCAAAAATCAAGCATGTCATGCGCAAGGACCCCGTATCGGTCAAGACCGACACCCCCATCGAAGAGGTGGCCGTCACCTTCGAGAAATACGACCTGGTAGCCGTGCCGGTCATCGACAGCATCGGCCGGCTGGTGGGGCAGATTACCGTCGACGACGTGATGGACGAGGTGCGCGAACAGTCGGAACGTGAGTACCAGCTGGCATCGGGTCTGTCGCAAGACGTCGAATCGAACGACACCGTCTTCACCCAGACGGCTGCCCGCCTGCCGTGGCTGCTCATCGGCATGTTCGGTGGACTGGCCAACTCGGTCATTCTCGGCAACTTCGAGGCCAACATCGCCCGCAACCCCGCCACCGCACTCTTCATTCCCCTCATAGGCGGTACCGGTGGAAACGTGGGCATACAGTCGTCGGCCATCGTCGTGCAGGGTCTGGCCAACGGAAAACTCGACATGAAGACCGCCGGCAAGCAACTCTTCAAGGAGTTGGGCGTAGCCCTTATCAACGCCTGTATGATTTCGTTGCTCGTTTTCGTCTACAACTGGTTCTTCCTCGACAACATGGCCACCACCGTGTCGGTATCGCTGTCGCTCTTCGCCGTCGTCATCTTCGCCTCGATATTCGGTACCCTCGTACCCCTCACCCTTGAACGGTTCAAAATCGACCCCGCCATCGCCACAGGCCCCTTCATCACCATTACCAACGACATCATAGGCATGCTCATCTACATGAGCATCAGCTATATGCTTGCCCCATAA
- a CDS encoding lysophospholipid acyltransferase family protein encodes MKRSILDISDLQDIIPQLNNEWGAKLLKQLIKICKVDDINALYGRHCDLRGADFVNAIIDDLDITCRIDNEEVLDHLPEGSFVTISNHPFGALDGVIIIKQIASRRPDYKVMVNWILGYIKAMSDNFIAVDPYSNPDHRIVSLNGIREALMQVKNGHPLGFFPAGAVSRLKWSLKIEDREWQPNIIRLIQQIKKPVIPVYFHGHNSLLYNLLGLISWQLRAMRLPAEVFKKEHKTIHLTVGNIISPETQAQYRTTEELGAFLRQETDKLRKVK; translated from the coding sequence ATGAAAAGAAGCATACTGGATATCTCGGACTTACAAGACATTATTCCCCAACTGAACAACGAGTGGGGAGCCAAACTGCTCAAACAGCTGATCAAAATATGTAAAGTCGACGATATCAATGCCCTGTACGGACGACACTGCGACCTGCGAGGGGCCGATTTCGTCAACGCCATCATCGACGATTTGGACATCACCTGCCGAATCGACAACGAAGAGGTGCTCGACCACCTGCCCGAAGGCTCGTTCGTCACCATCTCCAACCACCCGTTCGGAGCCCTCGACGGCGTCATCATCATCAAGCAGATTGCCTCGCGCCGACCCGACTACAAGGTGATGGTCAACTGGATACTCGGCTACATCAAAGCCATGTCCGACAACTTCATTGCCGTAGACCCCTACTCCAACCCCGACCACCGCATCGTCTCACTCAACGGCATACGCGAAGCCCTCATGCAGGTCAAAAACGGCCACCCCCTCGGGTTCTTCCCGGCAGGAGCCGTGTCGCGGCTCAAATGGAGCCTTAAAATCGAGGACCGGGAGTGGCAGCCCAACATCATACGCCTTATCCAGCAGATAAAGAAACCCGTGATTCCCGTCTATTTCCACGGGCACAACTCCCTGCTATACAATCTGCTGGGACTAATCAGCTGGCAACTGCGCGCCATGCGCCTCCCCGCCGAAGTCTTCAAGAAAGAACACAAGACCATACACTTGACTGTGGGCAACATCATCTCGCCCGAAACTCAGGCCCAATATCGCACCACCGAAGAGTTGGGGGCTTTCCTCCGTCAGGAAACCGACAAGTTGAGAAAGGTAAAATAA